A single window of Salvia splendens isolate huo1 chromosome 8, SspV2, whole genome shotgun sequence DNA harbors:
- the LOC121744090 gene encoding patatin-like phospholipase domain-containing protein 4: protein MKRKALTSMFLRPPFSNEATCRPITAAAARAPFRAVSFSTKATLPQDEGTAAVVEDPVRPGTVWEQGKKDVEAEQRRKAVTSPGFSFSAAGHLLPYHLGAARFLIEQGYIKETTPLAGSSAGSIVCAAIVSGESMEEALKATKIVAQDCRLRGTAFRVGALLRDFLDRFLPDDAHIRSNGRIRVAVTEIMWRPRGVLVDYFDSKEDLINAVFTSSFIPGYLAPRPATMFRDRLCIDGGLTLFMPPTSASQTVRVCAFPAGRLGLKGIGISPDCNPENRAGARELLNLAFQPATDDVLDRYFELGYVDAAAWAEKNPVDEIVRQDRDDRPTNK, encoded by the exons ATGAAGAGAAAGGCCCTGACTTCGATGTTTCTGAGGCCACCATTCTCAAACGAGGCCACCTGCAGGCCAATCACGGCCGCGGCGGCCCGGGCCCCGTTTCGCGCCGTCTCTTTCTCCACCAAAGCCACGCTGCCGCAGGACGAGGGGACCGCGGCCGTGGTGGAGGACCCGGTTAGGCCTGGCACGGTGTGGGAGCAAGGGAAGAAAGACGTGGAGGCGGAGCAGAGGCGGAAGGCGGTCACCAGCCCCGGGTTTAGCTTCTCTGCCGCGGGGCACTTGCTCCCTTACCATCTCGGGGCGGCTCGGTTCCTCATTGAGCAAGGCTATATCAAG GAAACAACACCGTTGGCTGGTTCGTCTGCCGGTTCTATTGTGTGTGCCGCGATTGTCTCAGGAGAAAGCATGGAGGAGGCACTGAAGGCTACCAAGATAGTGGCTCAAGATTGCAGGCTTCGAGGGACTGCATTCCGTGTTGGG GCGCTTCTTAGAGATTTTCTGGACAGATTTCTGCCTGACGATGCTCATATCAGGTCGAATGGAAGAATTCGCG TGGCTGTGACGGAGATTATGTGGAGGCCGAGGGGCGTGCTTGTGGACTACTTTGATTCGAAAGAAGATCTCATCAACGCAGTTTTCACCTCCTCTTTCATTCCCGG ATACCTTGCTCCAAGGCCAGCAACAATGTTCCGCGATCGTTTATGTATAGACGGGGGTTTGACACTGTTCATGCCGCCTACCTCTGCTTCTCAGACG GTGCGCGTTTGTGCGTTTCCTGCTGGTCGTTTGGGGCTGAAGGGAATCGGGATCAGCCCCGACTGCAACCCAGAGAACAGGGCTGGGGCGCGAGAG cTGTTGAATTTGGCATTCCAGCCGGCTACAGACGACGTTCTAGATAGGTATTTCGAGCTTGGATATGTGGATGCAGCTGCGTGGGCCGAAAAGAATCCAGTTGATGAAATAGTTCGACAAGACAGAGATGATCGTCCGACAAACAAGTAA